From Salvia splendens isolate huo1 chromosome 16, SspV2, whole genome shotgun sequence, a single genomic window includes:
- the LOC121771210 gene encoding transcription factor PRE6-like, whose product MSSRRQRSRQSGPSRITDDQIADLVSKLQQLIPEIRSRRSQKASASKVLQETCNYIRNLHQEVDDLSHRLSGLLQSTEADSAQAAIIRSLLM is encoded by the exons ATGTCTAGCAGAAGGCAACGGTCGAGGCAGTCAGGACCTTCTCGTATAACCGACGATCAGATCGCCGATCTCGTCTCCAAATTACAACAGCTCATCCCTGAAATCCGCAGCCGCCGATCACAAAAg GCATCGGCGTCGAAGGTGTTGCAGGAGACGTGCAACTACATTAGGAATCTGCACCAAGAGGTGGATGATCTCAGCCATCGATTGTCAGGGCTTCTTCAATCCACGGAGGCCGACAGCGCCCAAGCCGCCATTATTAGGAGCTTGCTAATGTGA